A single genomic interval of Longimicrobium sp. harbors:
- a CDS encoding benzoate-CoA ligase family protein: protein MLQAIVHPEPAPTAHADTFARDHLPPRELWPEIDLSGVPALAGRARINAAAELVDARVAAGDGDRTALVFAGGRWTYAELMEKANRIAGVLRDELGLVPGNRVLLRGFNSPMTAAAWFGVLKAGGIVVATMPLLRSREITMLLDRARIRFAFCDARLMDEMPAHAPPLERTVVFGAEGDDSLEARMARQPATFANVETSAEDVALLAFTSGTTGQPKGAMHFHRDLLASADTFSAHVLRPGPDDLFCGSPPLAFTFGLGGYLLFPMRAGAATLLLEQAAPPQLLQGIQDHRATIVFTAPTAYRAMSGLVRDFDISSLKKCVSAGETLPLATFEAWREATGLRIIDGIGSTEMLHIFISAADDDIRPGSTGRPVPGYSATLLGDDGQPVAPGELGRLAVRGPTGCRYLDDDERQAKYVENGWNITGDAYKMDEDGYFWFQARNDDMIISSGYNIAGPEVENALLEHPSVLECACVAAPDEERGHVVKAFVVLRDGCAPGDETAKALQEFVKQQIAPYKYPRRVEFVDSLPRTATGKLQRFRLRNPAP from the coding sequence ATGCTCCAGGCCATCGTGCATCCCGAACCCGCCCCCACGGCGCACGCGGACACCTTTGCGCGCGACCATCTTCCGCCGCGTGAGCTGTGGCCGGAGATCGACCTCTCCGGCGTGCCCGCGCTGGCGGGGCGGGCGCGGATCAACGCCGCCGCGGAGCTGGTGGATGCGCGCGTCGCCGCGGGTGATGGCGACCGGACGGCGCTCGTCTTTGCCGGCGGGCGCTGGACGTACGCGGAGCTGATGGAGAAGGCGAATCGCATCGCCGGGGTGCTGCGCGACGAGCTGGGTCTGGTGCCCGGCAACCGCGTGCTGCTGCGCGGCTTCAACTCGCCGATGACGGCCGCCGCGTGGTTCGGCGTGCTCAAGGCGGGCGGCATCGTCGTCGCCACCATGCCCCTGCTGCGCTCCCGCGAGATCACGATGCTGCTGGACCGCGCCCGCATCCGCTTCGCCTTCTGCGATGCGCGCTTGATGGATGAGATGCCGGCGCACGCGCCGCCGCTGGAGCGCACGGTCGTGTTCGGCGCGGAGGGGGATGACTCGCTGGAGGCGCGGATGGCGCGGCAGCCGGCGACGTTCGCGAACGTGGAGACGTCGGCGGAGGACGTGGCGCTCCTCGCCTTCACCTCGGGGACGACGGGGCAGCCCAAGGGGGCGATGCACTTCCACCGCGACCTCCTGGCCTCGGCGGACACCTTTTCCGCGCACGTGCTCCGTCCTGGGCCGGACGACCTCTTCTGCGGGTCGCCGCCGCTGGCGTTCACCTTTGGGCTGGGCGGCTACCTCCTTTTCCCCATGCGCGCGGGCGCGGCGACGCTGCTGCTGGAGCAGGCCGCGCCGCCGCAGCTTCTGCAGGGGATCCAGGACCATCGCGCCACCATCGTCTTCACCGCGCCCACGGCGTACCGCGCGATGTCTGGGCTGGTCAGGGACTTCGACATCTCCTCGCTGAAGAAGTGCGTCTCGGCGGGCGAGACGCTCCCTCTGGCGACGTTCGAGGCGTGGCGCGAGGCGACGGGGCTGCGCATCATCGACGGCATCGGCTCCACCGAGATGCTGCACATCTTCATCAGCGCGGCGGACGACGACATCCGGCCGGGCTCGACGGGTCGGCCGGTGCCGGGCTACAGCGCCACGCTGCTGGGCGATGATGGCCAGCCCGTCGCGCCGGGCGAGCTGGGGCGGCTGGCGGTGCGCGGGCCAACCGGGTGCCGCTACCTGGATGACGACGAGCGGCAGGCGAAGTACGTGGAGAACGGCTGGAACATCACCGGCGACGCGTACAAGATGGACGAGGACGGCTACTTCTGGTTCCAGGCGCGCAACGACGACATGATCATCTCCTCCGGCTACAACATCGCCGGTCCAGAGGTGGAGAACGCGCTCCTGGAGCACCCCTCCGTGCTGGAGTGCGCCTGCGTCGCCGCGCCGGACGAGGAGCGAGGGCACGTGGTGAAAGCCTTCGTCGTCCTCCGCGACGGCTGCGCGCCGGGCGACGAGACGGCAAAGGCCCTCCAGGAGTTCGTCAAGCAGCAGATCGCGCCCTACAAGTATCCGCGCCGCGTGGAGTTCGTCGACTCGCTCCCACGCACCGCCACAGGCAAGCTCCAGCGTTTCCGCCTGCGCAATCCGGCGCCGTAG
- a CDS encoding acyl-CoA dehydrogenase family protein, whose product MPDRTFLSWPFFDDGHRRLAAELDAWIPGEIAPLADAHADVDATCRELVRRLAAGGWLRYAIPAAQGGAHARLEVRSLCVIRELLAHASGLADFAFAMQGLGAGPISLFGSDEQRARWLPAVAAGEAVMAFALSEPDAGSDVGAMTTAARRADGGYVIDGRKTWISNAGIADRYTVFTRFPEAGERGFAAFVVDADNPGLRVSERIDVTAPHPLGTVDFDGCRVGADALLGEAGGGMKVALGTLDIFRSTVGAAALGFARRALDEAVAFTTKRQAFGSVLSEHQLTRAALAEMAVAVDTSALLVYRAAWTRDGGAPRVTREAAMAKLHATESAQQVIDRAVQLLGARGVVAGSVVEMLYREVRALRIYEGTSEIQKLVIAGQLLAG is encoded by the coding sequence ATGCCTGACCGCACCTTTCTGTCGTGGCCGTTTTTCGACGACGGCCACCGGCGGCTCGCGGCGGAACTGGATGCGTGGATCCCGGGTGAGATCGCGCCGCTGGCGGATGCGCACGCGGACGTGGATGCGACGTGCCGCGAGCTGGTGCGGCGGCTGGCGGCGGGCGGGTGGCTGCGCTACGCGATTCCGGCTGCGCAGGGCGGTGCGCACGCGCGGCTGGAGGTGCGCTCCCTCTGCGTGATCCGCGAGCTCCTGGCGCACGCGTCCGGGTTGGCCGACTTTGCGTTCGCCATGCAGGGGCTCGGCGCGGGGCCCATCTCGCTCTTTGGCAGCGATGAGCAGCGTGCGCGCTGGCTTCCGGCCGTCGCGGCGGGGGAGGCGGTGATGGCGTTCGCGCTCTCGGAGCCGGATGCGGGCTCCGACGTCGGCGCGATGACGACGGCGGCGCGGCGGGCGGACGGCGGTTACGTGATCGACGGGCGCAAGACGTGGATCTCAAACGCCGGCATCGCGGACCGCTACACCGTCTTCACGCGCTTTCCCGAGGCTGGCGAGCGCGGATTCGCCGCGTTCGTGGTGGATGCGGACAACCCAGGCCTGCGCGTGTCCGAGCGCATCGACGTCACCGCGCCGCACCCGCTCGGCACCGTGGACTTCGACGGGTGCCGGGTGGGCGCCGACGCGCTGCTCGGCGAGGCGGGGGGCGGGATGAAGGTGGCGCTGGGCACGCTGGACATCTTTCGATCGACGGTGGGGGCCGCGGCGCTGGGCTTCGCGCGGCGGGCGCTGGACGAGGCGGTGGCGTTCACCACGAAGCGGCAGGCGTTCGGCAGCGTGCTCAGCGAGCACCAGCTGACGCGCGCGGCGCTCGCCGAGATGGCCGTCGCCGTGGACACCAGCGCGCTGCTCGTGTACCGTGCGGCATGGACGCGCGACGGCGGCGCCCCGCGCGTCACCCGCGAGGCCGCCATGGCGAAGCTGCACGCCACCGAATCCGCCCAGCAGGTGATCGACCGCGCCGTCCAGCTGCTCGGCGCGCGCGGCGTCGTGGCGGGGAGCGTGGTGGAAATGCTGTATCGCGAGGTGCGCGCCCTCCGCATCTACGAGGGCACGTCCGAGATCCAGAAGCTCGTCATCGCCGGCCAGCTCCTCGCCGGCTGA
- a CDS encoding enoyl-CoA hydratase family protein — MNTKILAADLKPTSFRWEVEGPVATVTLSRPERKNPLTFESYAELRDTFRQLQFATDVKVVVLTGDGGNFCSGGDVHEIIGPLVGMRERKEMDELLAFTRMTGDLVKSIRGCPQPVIAAIDGACVGAGAILAMSSDLRLGTARSKVAFLFTKVGLSGADMGACAMLPRIIGQGRASELLFTGRTMGGEEAERWGFYNRLVEPDALQEEARKLASDLAAGPTFAHFMTKKCLHQEWAMGVDEAIEAEAQAQAICMQTEDFARAYHAFAAKERPVFQGN, encoded by the coding sequence ATGAACACCAAGATTCTCGCGGCTGACCTCAAGCCGACCTCGTTCCGCTGGGAGGTGGAGGGGCCGGTCGCAACGGTGACGCTCTCGCGGCCGGAGCGAAAGAACCCGCTCACCTTTGAGAGCTACGCCGAGCTGCGCGACACCTTTCGGCAGCTCCAGTTCGCCACGGACGTGAAGGTGGTGGTGCTCACGGGCGACGGGGGCAACTTCTGCTCGGGCGGCGACGTGCACGAGATCATCGGGCCGCTGGTGGGGATGCGCGAGCGGAAGGAGATGGACGAGCTGCTCGCCTTCACCCGCATGACCGGCGACCTGGTGAAGTCCATCCGCGGCTGCCCGCAGCCCGTGATCGCTGCCATCGACGGGGCGTGCGTGGGGGCGGGGGCCATCCTGGCGATGTCCAGCGACCTGCGGCTGGGCACGGCGCGCAGCAAGGTGGCGTTCCTCTTCACGAAGGTGGGCCTTTCCGGCGCGGACATGGGCGCGTGCGCGATGCTCCCGCGCATCATCGGCCAGGGGCGCGCGTCCGAGCTTCTCTTCACGGGGCGCACGATGGGCGGCGAGGAGGCCGAGCGCTGGGGCTTCTACAACCGCCTGGTGGAGCCGGATGCCTTGCAGGAAGAGGCGCGCAAGCTGGCGTCCGACCTCGCCGCCGGGCCGACGTTTGCGCACTTCATGACCAAGAAGTGCCTCCACCAGGAATGGGCGATGGGCGTGGACGAGGCGATCGAGGCCGAGGCCCAGGCGCAGGCCATCTGCATGCAGACGGAGGACTTCGCGCGCGCCTACCACGCCTTCGCGGCCAAGGAGCGGCCCGTGTTCCAGGGCAACTGA
- a CDS encoding SDR family NAD(P)-dependent oxidoreductase: MTAYLAGKHAIVTGGGRGIGAAIAEELARRGADLTLMSRDLARVEAHAAILRDRHGVRVQSLACDVAEEDSVRDAFARARGELGDAAILVNNAGQSAASPFAETPREVWDRMLAVNLTGTFLCTREVIPAMTAARWGRVVNVASTAGLRGYPKTAAYTAAKHGVVGLTRALALETAKLGITVNAVCPGYTDTDMAAAAVGNLVRELGKTEEEARKMITRVNPMGRLIDPAEVAAAVGWLCSPAASGVTGQALAVAGGEV; the protein is encoded by the coding sequence ATGACCGCCTACCTCGCGGGCAAGCACGCCATCGTCACCGGCGGCGGGCGCGGCATCGGCGCGGCGATCGCGGAGGAGCTGGCGCGGCGCGGCGCCGATCTCACGCTGATGAGCCGCGACCTGGCGCGCGTGGAGGCGCACGCGGCCATCCTGCGCGACCGCCACGGAGTGCGCGTGCAGTCGCTCGCATGCGACGTGGCGGAGGAGGATTCGGTGCGCGACGCTTTCGCCCGCGCGCGCGGCGAGCTGGGAGATGCGGCGATCCTGGTCAACAACGCGGGCCAGTCCGCCGCCAGCCCGTTCGCCGAAACGCCGCGCGAGGTGTGGGACCGGATGCTGGCGGTGAACCTGACGGGCACCTTTCTCTGCACCCGCGAGGTGATCCCGGCGATGACGGCGGCGCGCTGGGGGCGGGTGGTGAACGTGGCGTCGACGGCGGGGCTGCGCGGCTACCCCAAGACGGCGGCGTACACCGCGGCAAAGCACGGGGTCGTGGGCCTCACGCGCGCCCTCGCGCTGGAGACGGCGAAGCTGGGGATCACCGTCAACGCCGTCTGCCCCGGCTACACCGACACGGACATGGCCGCCGCCGCCGTCGGCAACCTGGTGCGCGAGCTGGGCAAGACGGAGGAGGAGGCGCGGAAGATGATCACCCGCGTCAACCCGATGGGCCGCCTGATCGACCCCGCCGAGGTCGCCGCCGCGGTCGGATGGCTCTGCTCCCCCGCGGCGTCGGGGGTTACGGGGCAGGCGCTGGCGGTGGCGGGGGGGGAGGTGTAG
- a CDS encoding bifunctional salicylyl-CoA 5-hydroxylase/oxidoreductase, with protein MDPRKPLSVAIVGGGPAGLYLALLLRKADPARRVTVFERNRADDTFGWGVVFSDQTLGNLREADPESYREIADHFAHWDDIDIHFRGTTITSGGHGFSGIARVKLLQILRDRAAALGAELRFEQDVSDDAGLEGVDLVVAADGVNSRLRARYADDFRPDLDVRSARFVWLGTTKLFDAFTFIFAENEHGVFQVHAYRYDDRNSAFIVECDEQSWRNAGFDGMDEGATVAACERMFAPWLDGHALRSNAPHLRSPWISFTRVSNERWFTMEGASAPVALIGDAAHTAHFSIGSGTKLAMEDAIALARILDAEPDLATALASYQEERRTDAVRLQNAARNSMEWFENVRRYVHLDPPQFAYSLLTRSQRVGHESLRLRDRAYLEGVERWFASRAEEREPPAPIPPMFTPFRLRGMMLHNRVVVAPMDMYSAEEGTPNDFHLVHLGARALGGAALVFTEMACVSPEARITLGCTGMYADEHLAAWTRIVRFVHERTPAKICLQLGHSGRKGSTRLMWEGMDQPLEEGGWEVLGPSPEPWAPGNPVPRPMTRAEMDRVRDEFVRATEMAAAAGFDMVELHCAHGYLLSSFITPLSNMRTDEYGGSLENRLRYPLEVFAAMRAAWPQERPMSVRISASDWVEEGMGCGDSVEVARAFHAAGADVIHVSAGQTSPGARPVYGRMFQTPFSDRIRNEARVPTIAVGNITEADQVNGIIAAGRADLCALARPHLTDPHWTIHAAAELGYADQWWPVQYGSGRQQLERQVQRKAELAGGGI; from the coding sequence GTGGACCCTCGCAAGCCCCTGAGCGTGGCCATCGTCGGAGGGGGGCCGGCGGGGCTCTACCTGGCGCTCCTGCTGCGCAAGGCCGATCCCGCGCGCCGCGTCACCGTCTTCGAGCGCAACCGCGCCGACGACACCTTCGGGTGGGGCGTCGTCTTCTCCGACCAGACGCTCGGCAACCTGCGCGAGGCCGATCCCGAGTCGTACCGCGAGATCGCCGACCACTTCGCGCACTGGGACGACATCGACATCCACTTCCGCGGCACCACCATCACCTCGGGCGGGCACGGCTTCTCCGGCATCGCCCGCGTCAAGCTCCTCCAGATCCTTCGCGACCGCGCCGCCGCACTCGGCGCCGAGCTCCGCTTCGAACAGGACGTCTCCGACGACGCTGGGCTGGAAGGCGTGGACCTGGTGGTCGCCGCGGACGGGGTGAACAGCCGGCTGCGCGCCAGGTACGCGGACGACTTCCGCCCCGACCTGGACGTGCGCTCGGCCCGCTTCGTGTGGCTGGGGACGACGAAGCTGTTCGACGCCTTCACCTTCATCTTCGCCGAGAACGAGCACGGCGTCTTCCAGGTGCACGCCTACCGCTACGACGACCGCAACTCCGCCTTCATCGTGGAGTGCGACGAGCAGTCGTGGCGCAATGCGGGCTTCGACGGGATGGACGAGGGAGCGACGGTGGCGGCGTGCGAGAGGATGTTCGCGCCGTGGCTGGACGGGCATGCTCTCCGCAGCAACGCGCCGCACCTGCGCTCGCCCTGGATCTCGTTCACGCGCGTCAGCAACGAGCGCTGGTTCACGATGGAGGGCGCTTCCGCCCCCGTGGCGCTGATCGGCGATGCGGCGCACACGGCTCACTTCTCCATCGGCTCGGGGACGAAGCTGGCGATGGAGGACGCCATCGCGCTCGCCCGCATCCTGGACGCGGAGCCCGACCTGGCGACGGCGCTGGCGAGCTACCAGGAGGAGCGGCGCACCGACGCCGTCCGGCTGCAGAACGCCGCGCGCAACTCCATGGAGTGGTTCGAGAACGTGCGCCGCTACGTGCACCTCGATCCGCCGCAGTTCGCGTACTCGCTCCTCACGCGCAGCCAGCGGGTGGGCCACGAGAGCCTGCGCCTGCGCGACCGTGCGTACCTGGAGGGGGTGGAGCGATGGTTCGCCTCGCGCGCCGAGGAGCGCGAGCCGCCGGCGCCCATCCCCCCGATGTTCACGCCCTTCCGGCTGCGCGGGATGATGCTGCACAACCGCGTCGTCGTCGCGCCGATGGACATGTACTCGGCGGAGGAGGGCACGCCCAACGACTTCCACCTGGTGCACCTGGGCGCCCGCGCGCTGGGCGGCGCCGCGCTGGTCTTCACCGAGATGGCGTGCGTCTCCCCCGAGGCGCGCATCACCCTCGGCTGCACGGGGATGTACGCGGACGAGCACCTCGCCGCGTGGACGCGCATCGTGCGCTTCGTGCACGAGCGGACGCCCGCCAAGATCTGCCTGCAGCTCGGCCATTCAGGGCGCAAGGGCTCCACGCGGCTGATGTGGGAGGGGATGGACCAGCCGCTGGAGGAGGGCGGATGGGAGGTCCTCGGCCCCTCCCCGGAGCCGTGGGCCCCCGGCAACCCCGTCCCCCGCCCGATGACGCGCGCCGAGATGGACCGCGTGCGCGACGAGTTCGTGCGCGCCACCGAGATGGCGGCGGCGGCGGGGTTCGACATGGTGGAGCTGCACTGCGCGCACGGCTACCTCCTCTCCTCCTTCATCACCCCCCTCAGCAACATGCGCACGGACGAGTACGGCGGCTCGCTGGAGAACCGCCTGCGCTATCCGCTGGAGGTCTTCGCCGCCATGCGCGCCGCGTGGCCCCAGGAGCGCCCGATGTCGGTGCGCATCTCCGCGAGCGACTGGGTGGAGGAGGGGATGGGGTGCGGCGACTCGGTGGAGGTGGCGCGCGCCTTCCACGCGGCCGGCGCGGACGTGATCCACGTCTCCGCCGGCCAGACCTCGCCGGGCGCCAGGCCGGTGTACGGGCGCATGTTCCAGACGCCGTTCAGCGACCGCATCCGCAACGAGGCGCGCGTGCCGACGATCGCGGTGGGCAACATCACCGAGGCGGACCAGGTGAACGGGATCATCGCCGCCGGCCGCGCGGACCTGTGCGCCCTCGCCCGGCCGCACCTGACCGACCCGCACTGGACGATCCACGCCGCCGCCGAGCTGGGCTATGCGGACCAGTGGTGGCCCGTGCAGTACGGCAGCGGGCGCCAGCAGCTGGAGCGGCAGGTGCAGCGCAAGGCGGAGCTGGCGGGGGGCGGGATCTGA
- a CDS encoding DUF4440 domain-containing protein has product MLALPRTITLLLSLCIAACATAGSTPRDSAPSGLSGVLETQRGWWRALATGDTAFLHAHSAHPLSLTLSSGRTFDRAATIAQAAAFAASTPPTFGWSDETVRLVAPGVALATTRATESAGLVSIAYRFVTVLERDGAAWRVTFAQSTRDAEFTPRLTAAAAGSMADYVGDYRGPRGGTVRVVARDSVLALIEPSGRELRMEPIGPSLFEFDYLSPAGVIIRIAFARDANGRVTSANRLIPGAVNTFVRVP; this is encoded by the coding sequence ATGCTCGCACTCCCCCGCACGATCACGCTGCTGCTGTCGCTGTGCATCGCCGCATGCGCGACCGCCGGTTCAACGCCGCGCGACAGCGCACCCTCCGGCCTCTCCGGCGTCCTGGAAACGCAGCGCGGCTGGTGGCGTGCCCTGGCCACCGGCGACACGGCGTTCCTCCATGCGCATTCGGCGCACCCGCTCTCGCTCACGCTCAGCAGCGGGCGCACGTTCGACCGGGCAGCGACGATCGCGCAGGCGGCGGCCTTTGCGGCGAGCACCCCACCCACCTTCGGCTGGAGCGACGAGACGGTCCGGCTGGTCGCTCCCGGCGTAGCGCTCGCGACGACGCGCGCCACCGAGAGCGCCGGGCTGGTCTCGATCGCGTACCGCTTCGTCACGGTGCTGGAGCGCGATGGCGCGGCGTGGCGCGTGACCTTTGCGCAGAGCACGCGCGACGCGGAGTTCACCCCGCGCCTCACGGCGGCCGCGGCGGGCTCCATGGCGGACTACGTCGGCGACTACCGTGGGCCGCGCGGCGGTACGGTCCGCGTCGTCGCGCGCGACTCGGTGCTGGCGCTGATCGAGCCGTCCGGCCGCGAGCTGCGCATGGAGCCGATCGGCCCGTCGCTCTTCGAATTCGACTACCTGTCGCCGGCCGGCGTCATCATCCGCATCGCCTTCGCGCGCGACGCGAACGGGCGAGTGACGTCGGCGAACCGGCTGATCCCCGGCGCCGTCAACACCTTTGTGCGCGTGCCGTAA
- a CDS encoding DUF5916 domain-containing protein, protein MRRIPLTLLLLLACAPAAGAQVPADSTRAATRAVSAARVSGTVRIDGKLDEPAWAAAGVADAFTESYPTPRAPARERTEVRILFDDAAVYVGVRMHDTRPDSIAAQLARRDASGIYSDWVHVILDTYHDRRTGFRFSVNPRGVQKDVFHFDDTNEDLSWDAVWEVATQVDSAGWAAEYRIPLSQLRYGAREPASGRVWGVQVQRDVARREERTSWSPWTQSDGGFVSRFGDLAGLEGLRTPRRLEIQPYTSARMDRSPQGDAANPFYRANDMTASAGVDVKYGLPSGLTLTATVNPDFGQVEVDPAVVNLSAFEVQFPERRPFFTEGTDIFRFGHPTSSFNNYGFTQPFYSRRIGRRPQRSLGGRIGEDEVLFADAPEQTTIAAAAKLSGRTRGGWSIGILDAVTTGESATFLGRRVVDGDTVLGERSAPVEPLSNYFAGRVRRDLRGGQSVAGAMFTSTHRDLGDAALGGMLRSSAYMGGVDFDHSWGKRTWDLNGFVSGSTVAGERGVIAAAQNASTRYFNRPDAAHLRLDSTATRLDGYAGALALAKTSGKHWLGSLTFQTVSPGFEVNDAGFQTRADYRALSTFLMYRETRAGRRFRNYNAFAYSNHAANFGGDEIFASYNVGGNVQLANFWSLGGRVGANPEYYNDRLTRGGPLASVPAQWSTGLNVRSDSRKRVIGGLNLSYRTDTSGEFDRVVGVTLDARPSSAVRVRLEPQWINEKDTDQFIRSVPDSLARATFGRRYVFADLEQTTVAVGTRVDWTFTPRLSLELFAQPFFVRGDFRGYKEFETPGEYRFRVYGRDGGTAVRDDTTGVLTLDADGAGPSAPFRVARGFGERDFSLRSLRGNAVLRWEYRPGSVLFFVWQQDRSGLDFTGDFMDARNDGSLLRDPARNIFLVKATYWIGS, encoded by the coding sequence ATGCGCCGCATCCCCCTCACGCTCCTCCTGCTCCTCGCCTGCGCGCCGGCCGCCGGGGCGCAGGTGCCCGCCGACTCCACCCGCGCCGCCACGCGCGCCGTCAGTGCCGCGCGGGTGAGCGGGACGGTGCGCATCGACGGCAAGCTGGACGAGCCCGCGTGGGCCGCGGCCGGCGTCGCGGACGCGTTCACCGAGAGCTATCCCACACCACGAGCTCCGGCCCGCGAGCGTACCGAAGTCCGCATCCTGTTCGACGACGCGGCGGTGTACGTGGGGGTGCGGATGCACGACACGCGGCCGGACTCCATCGCGGCGCAGCTCGCGCGGCGCGACGCCAGCGGAATCTACTCGGACTGGGTGCACGTGATCCTCGATACCTATCACGACCGCCGCACCGGCTTCCGCTTCTCCGTTAACCCGCGTGGGGTGCAAAAGGACGTCTTCCACTTCGACGACACCAACGAGGACCTGAGCTGGGACGCCGTGTGGGAGGTGGCGACGCAGGTGGACTCGGCCGGGTGGGCGGCGGAGTACCGCATCCCGCTGTCGCAGCTTCGCTACGGCGCGCGCGAGCCGGCCAGCGGGCGCGTGTGGGGCGTGCAGGTGCAGCGCGACGTCGCCCGGCGCGAGGAGCGCACCTCCTGGTCGCCGTGGACGCAGAGCGACGGCGGCTTCGTGTCGCGCTTCGGCGACCTGGCGGGGCTGGAGGGACTGCGCACCCCGCGCCGCCTGGAGATCCAGCCGTACACCAGCGCCCGCATGGACCGCTCGCCCCAGGGGGACGCCGCGAATCCGTTCTATCGCGCCAACGACATGACCGCGTCCGCGGGCGTCGACGTCAAGTACGGGCTCCCTTCCGGCCTCACCCTCACCGCGACGGTCAATCCCGACTTCGGCCAGGTGGAGGTGGACCCGGCGGTGGTGAACCTGAGCGCGTTCGAGGTGCAGTTCCCGGAGCGCCGCCCCTTCTTCACCGAGGGCACGGACATCTTCCGGTTCGGGCATCCCACCAGCTCGTTCAACAACTACGGGTTCACGCAGCCCTTCTACTCGCGCCGCATCGGACGGCGGCCGCAGCGTTCGCTGGGAGGGCGGATCGGAGAGGACGAGGTGCTCTTCGCCGACGCGCCGGAGCAGACGACGATCGCCGCGGCGGCCAAGCTGAGCGGGCGCACGCGGGGCGGATGGTCGATCGGCATTCTGGACGCGGTCACCACCGGCGAGAGCGCCACCTTCCTGGGCCGGCGCGTGGTGGATGGCGACACGGTGCTGGGCGAGCGCTCGGCGCCCGTGGAGCCGCTCTCCAACTACTTCGCGGGGCGCGTGCGCCGCGACCTGCGCGGCGGGCAGAGCGTGGCGGGCGCCATGTTCACCTCCACCCACCGCGACCTGGGCGACGCGGCGCTGGGCGGCATGCTCCGCTCGTCGGCGTACATGGGCGGCGTGGACTTCGATCACTCCTGGGGGAAGCGCACCTGGGACCTGAACGGCTTCGTCTCGGGGAGCACGGTCGCGGGGGAGCGCGGGGTGATCGCGGCCGCGCAGAACGCATCGACCCGCTACTTCAACCGTCCCGATGCAGCCCACCTGCGGCTGGACAGCACCGCAACGCGGCTCGATGGGTACGCCGGCGCGCTGGCGCTCGCCAAAACGAGCGGCAAGCACTGGCTGGGCTCGCTCACCTTCCAGACGGTGAGCCCCGGCTTCGAGGTCAACGATGCCGGCTTCCAGACCCGCGCCGACTATCGCGCGCTGTCCACTTTCCTGATGTACCGCGAGACGCGTGCGGGGCGCCGCTTCCGCAACTACAACGCGTTCGCGTACAGCAACCACGCCGCCAACTTCGGCGGCGACGAGATCTTCGCATCGTACAACGTGGGCGGCAACGTGCAGCTCGCCAACTTCTGGTCGCTGGGCGGGCGGGTGGGCGCGAACCCGGAGTACTACAACGACCGGCTGACGCGCGGCGGTCCGCTGGCCAGCGTGCCCGCGCAGTGGAGCACGGGGCTGAACGTGCGCTCGGACAGCCGCAAGCGGGTGATCGGCGGGCTCAACCTGAGCTACCGCACCGACACCTCGGGCGAGTTCGACCGCGTGGTGGGGGTGACGCTGGACGCGCGGCCCAGCTCGGCGGTGCGCGTGCGGCTGGAGCCGCAGTGGATCAACGAAAAGGATACGGACCAGTTCATCCGATCCGTGCCCGACTCGCTGGCGCGCGCCACCTTTGGCCGCCGCTACGTCTTCGCGGACCTGGAGCAGACCACGGTGGCGGTGGGGACGCGCGTGGACTGGACCTTTACCCCGCGGCTGAGCCTGGAGCTGTTCGCGCAGCCCTTCTTCGTGCGCGGCGACTTCCGCGGCTACAAGGAGTTCGAGACGCCGGGCGAGTACCGCTTCCGCGTCTACGGTCGCGATGGGGGGACGGCGGTGCGCGACGACACCACCGGCGTCCTCACCCTGGACGCGGACGGCGCGGGCCCCTCCGCCCCGTTCCGCGTGGCGCGCGGCTTCGGCGAGCGCGACTTCTCGCTGCGCAGCCTGCGGGGCAACGCGGTGCTGCGCTGGGAGTACCGTCCGGGCTCGGTGCTCTTTTTCGTATGGCAGCAGGACCGCAGCGGGCTGGACTTCACGGGCGACTTCATGGACGCGCGCAACGACGGCTCCCTCCTGCGCGACCCCGCCCGCAACATTTTCCTGGTAAAGGCGACGTACTGGATCGGGAGCTGA